In one Takifugu flavidus isolate HTHZ2018 chromosome 9, ASM371156v2, whole genome shotgun sequence genomic region, the following are encoded:
- the tdo2a gene encoding tryptophan 2,3-dioxygenase A yields MSRCPYFEKKHLLFKSKPLTAEEDEDAAQAGVNKASKGGIIYGDYLQLEKVLSSQVLQSEIKGSKIHDEHLFIVTHQAYELWFKQILFELDSVRDIFIRGQVRDERNMLKVNTRIQRIVMIFRLLVDQFGVLETMTALDFFDFREYLSPASGFQSLQFRILENKIGVSDSLRVSYNRRHYRDNFKGQESKMLTSTEQEPSLLRLVEEWLERTPGLEVDGFNFWGRLEINILRGLNEEKEKIEKMPKSEDKEELMGELAKQKDLFTSLFDEKRHDHLLSKGERRLSYKALQGALMIYFYREEPRFQVPFQLLTSLMDIDTLMTKWRYNHVCMVHRMIGNKSGTGGSSGYHYLRSTVSDRYKVFVDLFNLATFLVPRHWIPKLNPSIHTFLYMAECNDSSYCSEDSD; encoded by the exons ATGAGTAGATGTCCGTACTTTGAGAAGAAGCACCT GTTGTTCAAAAGCAAGCCGCTGACGGcagaagaggacgaggatgcTGCTCAGGCGGGAGTTAATAAGGCCAGCAAAGGAGGAATTATCTATGGAGACTACCTCCAG CTTGAAAAAGTCCTCAGCAGCCAGGTTCTGCAGAGTGAAATAAAGGGTAGCAAGATCCACGATGAGCACCTCTTCATCGTCACCCATCAAG CCTATGAACTGTGGTTCAAGCAGATTTTGTTTGAACTTGACTCGGTGCGAGACATCTTCATCAGAGGACAA GTCCGAGATGAGCGCAACATGCTCAAAGTCAACACGCGCATCCAAAGGATCGTGATGATCTTCAGGCTGCTGGTCGACCAGTTTGGAGTTTTGGAAACGATGACAGCTTTGGACTTTTTTGATTTCAG AGAATACCTGTCTCCTGCCTCCGGGTTCCAAAGTCTTCAGTTTCGGATCCTTGAGAACAAAATCGGAGTGTCGGACAGCCTGAGGGTTTCATACAACAGACGCCATTATAGGGACAATTTCAAGGGTCAGGAAAGTAAGATGTTGACCAGCACGGAACAGGAACCATCGCTCCTGAGACTCGTCGAG GAATGGCTAGAGAGAACACCAGGATTGGAGGTAGATGGATTCAATTTCTGGGGAAGGTTGGAAATCAATATATTAAGAGGCCTGaatgaggagaaagaaaaaattGAG AAAATGCCCAAGTCTGAGGACAAGGAGGAACTGATGGGGGAGCTGGCCAAACAGAAAGATCTCTTCACGTCCCTGTTTGATGAAAAACGTCATGACCATCTCCTTAGCAAAG GTGAGAGACGGCTCTCTTACAAGGCTCTTCAAGGCGCCTTGATGATCTACTTCTACAG GGAAGAGCCAAGGTTCCAGGTCCCTTTCCAACTGCTCACATCCCTCATGGATATCGACACCCTGATGACTAAGTGGAGAT ACAATCATGTTTGCATGGTGCATCGAATGATCGGCAACAAATCCGGGACCGGAGGGTCGTCAGGCTACCATTACCTGAGATCGACAGTCAG CGACCGCTACAAAGTGTTTGTGGATCTCTTCAACCTGGCAACGTTCCTGGTGCCTCGCCACTGGATTCCAAAGCTAAATCCCAGCATTCACACTTTCCTGTACATGGCCGAATGCAACGACAGTTCATACTGCAGCGAAGACTCCGACTAA